The Vicia villosa cultivar HV-30 ecotype Madison, WI linkage group LG1, Vvil1.0, whole genome shotgun sequence genome includes a region encoding these proteins:
- the LOC131595109 gene encoding uncharacterized protein LOC131595109, translated as MMISWNIRGLNKQARCSEVKPHLRKFQGRIGTIVITITHPNGRVWLMWKPNIWDVKVIKETDQVIHSVMYMKDGSFSHFLSDMYAHNQIAKRKQLWENIQEFGNTVKGHWIVIGDFNNVLKINDIIGGNEYNAIVKNSWEQDELGRPMYKLWKKLIRLQPHLRKLTTEVTRGVQNIQDSRVMLDQAQKALSADMFNQQLIENEKFWCEEVINNTELEEKILLQKSKIDWLKLGDGNNQYFYANLKEKNRQASLHKLEDKNGRSLTEFTDMENEILNFYGELIGTASPSLPHVDIEALRRGRQLPMEKHNCLINLVSETEIWQALQSIGDNKASRADGYNALF; from the exons ATGATGATTAGCTGGAACATAAGAGGGCTTAATAAACAAGCTAGATGCAGTGAGGTTAAACCCCACCTCAGAAAATTCCAG GGAAGGATTGGAACTATAGTGATAACTATAACTCATCCTAATGGTAGAGTGTGGCTCATGTGGAAACCTAATATTTGGGATGTGAAGGTTATAAAGGAAACTGATCAGGTTATTCATAGTGTGATGTATATGAAAgatggtagtttctcacatttcCTATCTGATATGTATGCTCATAATCAAATTGCTAAAAGGAAACAACTGTGGGAGAACATACAAGAGTTTGGAAACACTGTGAAAGGCCATTGGATTGTCATAGGGGATTTTAATAATGTTCTTAAGATCAATGACATAATTGGAGGCAATGAG TATAATGCTATAGTGAAAAACAGCTGGGAACAAGATGAACTGGGCAGACCAATGTACAAATTATGGAAGAAACTCATAAGGCTCCAGCCACACCTTAGGAAGCTTACCACAGAAGTAACAAGAggagttcagaatatccaagataGTAGAGTAATGTTGGACCAGGCTCAGAAAGCTCTCTCTGCTGATATGTTCAATCAGCAACTCATTGAAAATGAGAAATTCTGGTGTGAAGAAGTTATCAACAATACTGAGTTGGAAGAGAAAATCTTGCTGCAGAAATCCAAAATTGATTGGCTCAAGTTGGGTGATGGTAATAATCAATATTTCTATGCCAACCTCAAAGAGAAAAATAGACAAGCCTCATTACACAAGTTAGAAGACAAAAATGGGAGGAGTCTAACTGAGTTTACAGATATGGAAAATGAGATCCTGAATTTCTATGGGGAGTTGATTGGAACTGCATCCCCATCACTCCCCCATGTAGACATAGAGGCTCTTAGAAGAGGAAGACAATTGCCAATGGAGAAACATAACTGCCTTATTAACCTAGTTAGTGAAACAGAAATTTGGCAAGCCCTGCAAAGCATAGGAGATAATAAAGCTTCTAGGGCAGATGGATATAATGCTCTTTTTTAA
- the LOC131595123 gene encoding uncharacterized protein LOC131595123, with amino-acid sequence MQMTGFVLSGICLVEMAGRNDAAIAAALEAMAQVLANQPNADENAGSRSLATFQRENMPVFKGKHDPDGALEWLKEIERIFCVMDCTQAQKIRYGTHMMAVEVDDWWLETHQRLEVAGEEITWVMFRREFMRKYYPEDVRGKKEIEFLKLKQENMSVTEYAAKFIELAKFYPYYDGAGAEFSKIYEKDHNAHYKIVKDKRGKQNRGTPYDAPVGKSKEDVVDGKRTSGGESPAILVCFNCGKPGHKSNACNLEMKKCFRCGKMGHAISDCKHKEMVCFNCGEEGHIGGQCLKPKKTQSGGNVFALVVSQIDCEDERVGGNVSLVYSFNSYI; translated from the exons ATGCAAATGACAGGTTTTGTGTTAAGTGGAATT TGCTTAGTTGAGATGGCTGGTAGAAACGATGCTGCGATTGCTGCTGCTTTGGAGGCTATGGCTCAGGTATTGGCAAATCAGCCAAATGCTGATGAGAATGCGGGATCTCGCAGTTTGGCGACCTTCCAGAGGGAGAATATGCCGGTCTTCAAAGGAAAGCATGACCCTGATGGCGCATTGGAGTggttgaaggagattgagaggatcttCTGTGTGATGGACTGCACTCAGGCACAGAAGATTCGGTATGGAACTCATATGATGGCAGTCGAAGTTGATGACTGGTGGCTAGAGACTCACCAGAGATTGGAAGTTGCTGGTGAAGAGATCACTTGGGTTATGTTCCGTAGAGAGTTTATGAGGAAGTattatcctgaagatgttcggggtaagAAGGAGATTGAGTTTCTTAAGCTAAAACAGGAGAATATGTCAGTGAcagagtatgctgcaaagttcattgagttggctaagttttacccGTATTATGATGGAGCAGGTGCTGAGTTTTCAAA GATTTATGAAAAAGATCATAATGCACATTACAAAATTGTCAAGGATAAGAGAGGCAAGCAGAACCGTGGCACACCTTATGATGCTCCAGTTGGAAAGAGTAAAGAAGATGTGGTTGATGGaaagagaactagtgggggagaatcTCCTGCTATCCTCGTTTGTTTCAATTGCGGGAAACCTGGTCATAAGAGTAATGCGTGCAACCTTGAAATGAAGAAATGTTTTCGGTGTGGTAAGATGGGACATGCTATCTCGGATTGTAAGCATAAGGAAATGGTTTGTTTTAACTGCGGTGAAGAAGGACACATTGGGGGTCAGTGTCTAAAACCGAAGAAGACGCAATCTGGTGGAAACGTGTTCGCGTTGGTGGTAAGTCAGATTGATTGTGAGGACGAGCGCGTTGGAGGTAATGTTTCGTTAGTATACTCCTTTAATAGCTACATTTGA